The nucleotide window GAGGCGGTCGTGCTGGCGGCTCACGCTGCCGGTGAGATCGATTGCACGATCATCCGCCCAGGGGACGTCTACGGCCCAGGCTCAGTGTGGATCATCGAGCCCATCAAGATCGCCAAAGCCCACCAGATGATCCTGCCCTGTCGCGGCAAAGGCATCTTCACGCCGATCTACATCGACAACTTTGTCGATGGGATGGTGCTGGCGATCGCCTCCGACAATGCCGCCGGAGAGATCTTCATCCTCAGCGACGGAACGGGCGTCACGACCGCCGAGTTTTTCGGGTACATCGCGAGGATGGCCGGCGGGCGACTGATCAAGATGCCGAGTGCCGTTGCTGTTCGATTGGCCAGCACCGTCGGTGCGGCACAACGGCGGATCGGTCGCAAGAGCGAACTGAACGACGCGTCAATGCAGATGCTCTCCCGACATGGTTCGTTCTCGATCGCCAAGGCGCGCACGGTGCTCGGCTTTGAGCCGCTCGTCGATCTCGGCGAGGGGATGGCCCGCTCAGAAGCCTGGGCCCGATCGCAGGGCCTGATCTGACCGGCGG belongs to Candidatus Nanopelagicales bacterium and includes:
- a CDS encoding NAD(P)-dependent oxidoreductase, which codes for MMPTTGTTNQHRPAPKVPARVFITGANGFIGKALAARLRELGAQVTGVDLVPDLDNGIVAGSTTDPGTWESALRGCDVVIHTAAIVSNVARLDDAWDVNVMGTQRTLRAAAAAGVKRFVHLSSIAAYGFDYPGQTDEAYPIRVNGHTYTDTKVNGEAVVLAAHAAGEIDCTIIRPGDVYGPGSVWIIEPIKIAKAHQMILPCRGKGIFTPIYIDNFVDGMVLAIASDNAAGEIFILSDGTGVTTAEFFGYIARMAGGRLIKMPSAVAVRLASTVGAAQRRIGRKSELNDASMQMLSRHGSFSIAKARTVLGFEPLVDLGEGMARSEAWARSQGLI